The Bacillaceae bacterium IKA-2 DNA window CGTAGTTGTCTAAGATTAAGCCGTTATCCTGATCTGTACTAAACGCTTGTTCTTTTCTTCCCTGACTCCCCATTACAATAAAACAATAATTAACCGGAGGCGTTTTGTAACCTTCTTGTTTCATTTCTTTTAAAGTGATTTTAATAACTTGACGGTGAATTTTATCGTTATAATTAGAAATGATCTCAGAGACATCATAGGCATACGTGTTTTCAGAAAGTAATTGTTCGACAAAATCGATGAACATTTGATTATTAACGGCTGCAAGCTTTTGCAGTTGAGGAATCGTACTCGCATGATGAACTTGATGAGATAAGCTGATATAATTTGAGTCATGTAATTGTAGAAATGAATCGGCCTTCAATACGCCAACTACTTTTCCTTCTTTCATCACTGGAATAAAATCAACATGATCATCTTTGAAGTAAGATAAAATATCGTAACCAAATGAATCATGGGCTGCTAAATATGGTTTTTTATTCATGACGTCTTTAACTAATTTACTAGTACTATTAGTCATAATTACTTCTAGCATATCTCTTTGGGTTAACGTTCCTACTAATTTCTGGTCATCAACAACTACTAAACCTATTTCTATTTTCTCTTTGAGGAGTTTCGCTGCCTCAAAGACTGTTGACTCAGCAGAAATAGAGACAGGCTCCTCCATGATTGTATTGACCCTTGTTCGGAAAAGTGGAATATTTTCACTATCTTCCTCACTTCGTTCTTTCCTAATTTCATTGTACAAAGTTTTCATACGTTGGCCAATTCCTGCTAAAACAAGTTCCGAAAACTCTTTATTATGATTCATGACTTCTAAAAAAGCTTTTTTCTTCAACCGAATTACTTGACTATCTTGTAGTGCTTGAACAGAGAATTTCATTTGATCATTAGCAAGTATAATGATTAAACCAATTAAATCACCAGGATAATAGTAACGCACTGAAAATTGCTCGCCATTTTCTTTATGAAGAATATTTTTTGCTAATCCATCTACAAGAAAGTTTAGCTCAATTTGATCTTCTGCTTCATCTGCATGGAAGATAAATTCATTTTTTTTATAGCGTAGTAATTTTGCTTCTTTGCTGATTTCTGCAAACTCTTCGTTTGTTAATAAATCAAAGGGGTACGTTTTTCGAAGCTTCTCGTCTTCTACTTTGTTTTCCAAGTCCGTTCACCCTCTCTATCATTTTTTTTTAACAACGGTCATAGCAAATGATCTTTTAGAAAATAAAGCGGCGCAAATCTTCATGCTCACTAATTAACGCCATTTTTTCCAATGGATCTAAAAGCGCTTCAAACCGTGCTACTTCACTTTCAATCGCTGTGACTAATCGCTGTTTTAATGATGTATCTAACAGTTGAAATTGTTGTTCAAAGGCAAAATGGTACCGTTTCACAATTGCTTCGATAACAGTATTAACTTGATCGACTCCATCAGTGACTAATACTTCTTTTAACTTTTTCGCTTTACCTTGCTC harbors:
- a CDS encoding DUF294 nucleotidyltransferase-like domain-containing protein yields the protein MENKVEDEKLRKTYPFDLLTNEEFAEISKEAKLLRYKKNEFIFHADEAEDQIELNFLVDGLAKNILHKENGEQFSVRYYYPGDLIGLIIILANDQMKFSVQALQDSQVIRLKKKAFLEVMNHNKEFSELVLAGIGQRMKTLYNEIRKERSEEDSENIPLFRTRVNTIMEEPVSISAESTVFEAAKLLKEKIEIGLVVVDDQKLVGTLTQRDMLEVIMTNSTSKLVKDVMNKKPYLAAHDSFGYDILSYFKDDHVDFIPVMKEGKVVGVLKADSFLQLHDSNYISLSHQVHHASTIPQLQKLAAVNNQMFIDFVEQLLSENTYAYDVSEIISNYNDKIHRQVIKITLKEMKQEGYKTPPVNYCFIVMGSQGRKEQAFSTDQDNGLILDNYDHLANKEVIEQFFQRFSEKVNESLALCGFPLCTGGVMAKEKDWSRSLDEWVLEVERWVRETDAEEIRKFTIFIDYRPIFGDFSLARQIRERTARTIQKSQMLQLLLMKDTIRFRVPLNPLGMITTTGKSKMLNIKKAAIMQIVNGVRIFSIKNGSKEVSTLKRLDHLKQLEAFHPRDVKNAKTAMHLLLTFRLRNNINQLRSDQQLSNDLSLDTLNKEEKKQLKEALTIAKRLQQMSELSFGRKRGI